The genomic region TTTCCAAAATGAAGGCGACGGGTCTCGTCTTCCCGTTTTCGCTCAAGTAATTTTTGAAGATACTTTGTCAGCTTCCTTTTCTCCGCTGATATTTTTTGTTTCAATGCAAAATATTGTTCTTTTTCTACTGCTGTTACATCCTCAATCGGCTCTTCGATTGCAACTGCATAGCGATTTTCTGAACCTTTATGGAAGTTTTCTTCTGTATCTAACGTATCGAGGGCAGACTGAGAGTGATCATGGAGATCACTTTGTTGGGCACTACCTTCCACTAATCCCATTACCTGATCGGTAGCTTCACTTTCTCTCCCCGTATTATAATTATTAGATGGTTGATCACCTTCACTTAAATCAAACTGTAAGAAGGTTTCTTTTGTTTCTTTTTTCCGTTCCATACTCCAAGTGGGGAGCAATTCGTCAATCGCTTCATCTTCTTCCGTTTTTTCTGTCTGTATTGGCTGTATCATAGGCAACGTAAAGTATGCGTTAATCATGTCATTAGGTAGTATTTCATTTGTAAGGATCCCAATCTGCTCTACAATAGTCATGACATCATCAGTATGATTACACTCGAATACTGTAAACACTTTCTCTTTAATCGACCGAAGCGTACCTTCGTGGAAGGGCAAGTTAACTTCTGTTAGTTTTGATTGAAACAAAGATAAAGCAATATATGAAAATAACGTATCCGCTTTAAAGCCACGACTTTGGTTCACTTTCAATTGGTCTAAGAAGAACTGAGCATACGATTGCCTTCGAAATTGAAAAGATTGTTCAGTCCCTGGTCGTTTTCGTTTAATCAAATCCTCTAACCGTAAATCTTCTAATAAAGCTAATAATTGCTTTCGGAATAACCAATTCGGACTTTGTTGATGCTTTTGGAAAAAGCGTTCTAATGCACCCTTATTTGTATAATGGAGATTACCGATGGCACGTAGATAGATATCACTTTTTTCTCCGAGATGTTGTTCGGAAGTACGCTGTTCCCAAAAGCTACTAATCGTAATTAATTTGTTGTATACATCAAGAAATGAAACTTGATTATATTCAATTTCAACATCTTGTTTCGTAAATGCATAGGCCAAATCGGTTAATTGCATAAACATAAAATAGTTGACATCTTTTTCTACAAACGTCATGTTTTATCAACCCTTAAAATACGTTTCCGCAAGATTTAAAACAAGCATTTTTTCCCGCTCATCATCTAATTTCTCTGCTATAGCATGGGTAATCGCGGTTAAAGGAGATACATATAAAGCCAAATCACAAGCATCCAATAATGCTCTTGTAGAGGCCGCCTCCTCAGAGAGTTTTCCTTTTTTCGCTTCCCCAATTAAATCTTCAGCCAGTTGTACCATAGACTGTATAAGTTGTGCACTTTCTAACTTTGTTTGACTTTGAATCACTTGCTTTAATTTCTCTCCTGTTAAATAGGACACTTGAAACATAACAAAACGGTTTTTTAAAGCTTCATTGAGTGGCGTAGTACCAATATATCCTTCGTTTATCGCCGCTATTACACGGAAATCGGGATGAGCTTTCACTACTTCATTTGTGAAAGGATTCGTAATCGTTCTACGATAATCTAATACTCCATTTAAAATTGGCAAAGTTTCTGGTCTTGCCATGTTAATTTCATCAATATATAAGATGTGGCCATTCTTCATTGCTTGAATCACAGGCCCTTCAACAAATTCAATAGATGAAAAGCCATCCTTTTGTTGGATAGTTTTGAAGCCAAGCAAGCTTTCTGCATCTAAATCTACAGAACAATTAATACTGTGCATTGGTGTATGAAATGTTGAAGCTAACGTTTCTGCAAGCTTCGTTTTCCCGCTTCCGGTAGGTCCTTTTAATAGAATGTTTTTACCTAAATAAAGGGATATAACCGTATGATCTAATAATTCGTTAGACTCTAAATAGCCTCCACTCGTATATAAATGCTCAAAAGTATGATCCGTTTTTTTCTTTTCTTCAATGGACGCTAATATTTCTTTTGGTAACTGTTGAATACTCATATATCTAAACTCCTTTTAGTTGAAGTGTATCTTTGTGATTTGTGTAGACTTCTTCCTATTTTACGGATTTTTTCTCCTATAGTAAATCAATTCATTTATACAAAGCCCTTCCCACCCAAAATAGACAGGGAAAATGTGTTACATAATAGCGTACATGGTCAAATTTCTTAAAATATATAAATTTACATCTAAAAAATGGGTGTGATATAATTATCATTGTTTCCATTTAATTCATAGTATACCAATAGGAATTATTAGTCTTTATAAGTGAGGAGGTTCCTATATGGGAAGAGAATTTATTGACTTGTTCAATGATTGGTCACAATCATATGATGAAACCGTTAGTGGAACGAATATAGAGTATAAGGAAGTATTTCGGCATTATGATAAAATCTTAAACGAGGTTGCAAAACGTGTAAAAGGACATATTATCGAATTTGGAGCAGGAACAGGTAATTTAACGAAGTTGTTGCAAGAGCAACAGTGCGAAGTAATTGGAATTGAACCATCCCCTAAAATGAGGGAAATTGCCTTGAAAAAGGTGCCAAATGTGCAAATCTTAGATGGAGATTTTCTCAATTTTCCTATTGATAAAACGATTCATGCATTTGTAAGCTCTTATGCTTTTCATCATTTAACAAATGACGAGAAAAATGTAGCAATCAAAACATATTCAGATTTATTACAATCCGGGGGAAAAGTGGTATTTGCAGATACGGTCTTTCGAGATGACGCGGAAAAACAAAGATTTATTGAAAATGCAGAACGTGAACAGTTTCTGAACTTAGCATATGACTTAAAAACGGAATATTACACAACAATAGATGTATTAGAAACAATTTTTCTTCGTCATGGATTTACGGTACAATTTAAGCAAATGAATGATTTTGTTTGGATTATAGAAGCAATAAAAAAGTAAAAGGAGTGTTTCGACATGGAAAAAATGAACGTTGAAAGTTTTAACCTAGATCATACGAAAGTAAAGGCACCTTATGTCCGTTTAGCGGGAAAAACTGAAGGCGCTCAAGGTGATGTCATTTATAAATATGACATTCGTTTTTGCCAACCGAATAAAGAACATATGGATATGCCTGGTTTACATTCGTTAGAGCATATGATGGCAGAATTCAGCCGAAATCATCACGACCGTGTTGTTGACATTAGCCCAATGGGATGTCAAACAGGTTTCTATTTAGCTTTAATAAATGATGACAACTATGAGCGAGTTTTAGACGTTTTGGAGAAGACTCTACGTGATGTATTAGAGGCAACTGAAGTGCCGGCCTGTAATGAAGTTCAGTGTGGTTGGGCAGCAAGTCATAGCTTAGATGGCGCAAAAGAAATCGCGAAGAATATGTTAGCGAAAAAGGATGAGTGGACAGAAGTCTTCGCATAAATCTGGAGGATATTATGAATTTTGTGAGAGATGTAAAACAATTAATTGGTAAAACCCCATTAATTGAAATCCATCAATTTGATCTCCCGAATGATGTTCGTATATTCGCTAAGTTAGAGTATTTTAATCCAGGCGGTAGTGTAAAGGACCGGTTAGGAAAAAAGCTTATTGAAGATGCGGAAAAAACTGGTCAATTAAAGCCAGGAGGAACCATTATTGAGCCAACTGCAGGGAATACGGGGATAGGTTTAGCTCTCGCAGCTGTAGGAACGAATTATAAAGTTGTTTTTGTAACACCTGAAAAGTTTAGTGTTGAGAAACAATCATTAATGCGAGCACTTGGGGCAACTGTTGTGAATACACCTACGGAGTTAGGAATGAAAGGGGCAATTGAAAGGGCGAAGGAATTATTAAAACATACGCCTGACTCTTATTGCCCGCAACAATTTGATAACTTTTCGAATCCAAATACTTACTATGAATCATTAGGGCCAGAAATATATGAAGATTTAGAAGGGCAAATTGATGTGTTTGTAGCAGGGGCAGGAACTGGTGGTACATTTATGGGGACCGCTCGTTATTTAAAGGAGAAAAATGCCGATGTGAAAACCATCATTGTCGAGCCAGAAGGTTCAATATTAAATGGGGGAGAACCAGGTCCTCACGATACCGAGGGAATTGGGATGGAGTTTCTTCCTAGATATATGAATACGTCATACTTTGATGCTGTTCACACCATCACCGATAAAGATGCCTTTGAAAGGGTCAAAGAGCTTTCACAAAAGGTTGGATTACTTGTTGGTAGTTCTTCTGGATCAGCTTTTGAAGCCTGTTTGAGAGAAGCAAAG from Salirhabdus salicampi harbors:
- a CDS encoding S-ribosylhomocysteine lyase, whose product is MEKMNVESFNLDHTKVKAPYVRLAGKTEGAQGDVIYKYDIRFCQPNKEHMDMPGLHSLEHMMAEFSRNHHDRVVDISPMGCQTGFYLALINDDNYERVLDVLEKTLRDVLEATEVPACNEVQCGWAASHSLDGAKEIAKNMLAKKDEWTEVFA
- a CDS encoding PLP-dependent cysteine synthase family protein produces the protein MNFVRDVKQLIGKTPLIEIHQFDLPNDVRIFAKLEYFNPGGSVKDRLGKKLIEDAEKTGQLKPGGTIIEPTAGNTGIGLALAAVGTNYKVVFVTPEKFSVEKQSLMRALGATVVNTPTELGMKGAIERAKELLKHTPDSYCPQQFDNFSNPNTYYESLGPEIYEDLEGQIDVFVAGAGTGGTFMGTARYLKEKNADVKTIIVEPEGSILNGGEPGPHDTEGIGMEFLPRYMNTSYFDAVHTITDKDAFERVKELSQKVGLLVGSSSGSAFEACLREAKQAKPGTNIVTVFPDSSERYLSTNIYEKYNT
- a CDS encoding class I SAM-dependent methyltransferase, encoding MGREFIDLFNDWSQSYDETVSGTNIEYKEVFRHYDKILNEVAKRVKGHIIEFGAGTGNLTKLLQEQQCEVIGIEPSPKMREIALKKVPNVQILDGDFLNFPIDKTIHAFVSSYAFHHLTNDEKNVAIKTYSDLLQSGGKVVFADTVFRDDAEKQRFIENAEREQFLNLAYDLKTEYYTTIDVLETIFLRHGFTVQFKQMNDFVWIIEAIKK
- a CDS encoding AAA family ATPase; the encoded protein is MSIQQLPKEILASIEEKKKTDHTFEHLYTSGGYLESNELLDHTVISLYLGKNILLKGPTGSGKTKLAETLASTFHTPMHSINCSVDLDAESLLGFKTIQQKDGFSSIEFVEGPVIQAMKNGHILYIDEINMARPETLPILNGVLDYRRTITNPFTNEVVKAHPDFRVIAAINEGYIGTTPLNEALKNRFVMFQVSYLTGEKLKQVIQSQTKLESAQLIQSMVQLAEDLIGEAKKGKLSEEAASTRALLDACDLALYVSPLTAITHAIAEKLDDEREKMLVLNLAETYFKG
- a CDS encoding vWA domain-containing protein, which produces MTFVEKDVNYFMFMQLTDLAYAFTKQDVEIEYNQVSFLDVYNKLITISSFWEQRTSEQHLGEKSDIYLRAIGNLHYTNKGALERFFQKHQQSPNWLFRKQLLALLEDLRLEDLIKRKRPGTEQSFQFRRQSYAQFFLDQLKVNQSRGFKADTLFSYIALSLFQSKLTEVNLPFHEGTLRSIKEKVFTVFECNHTDDVMTIVEQIGILTNEILPNDMINAYFTLPMIQPIQTEKTEEDEAIDELLPTWSMERKKETKETFLQFDLSEGDQPSNNYNTGRESEATDQVMGLVEGSAQQSDLHDHSQSALDTLDTEENFHKGSENRYAVAIEEPIEDVTAVEKEQYFALKQKISAEKRKLTKYLQKLLERKREDETRRLHFGKLDRNVTRFFTNDNPKMFIKKEESNQFDCSFLLLVDCSSSMNDKMEQTKEAVTLFHETLKGMGISHSVIGFSEDGIESDDTYQPNIFQHFIPFPLSTTKQVGPNIMKLAPMEDNRDGFAIRYGMKEMLRQKEQKKFIIVITDGKPAAYNYYQNGVFDTKEAVMEAKKAGIDTIGIQIGDDGEHLQEMMEAIYNNQYMTIDEMNMASAQFAALLRKLLVHSVPQ